The Lycium ferocissimum isolate CSIRO_LF1 chromosome 1, AGI_CSIRO_Lferr_CH_V1, whole genome shotgun sequence genome includes a region encoding these proteins:
- the LOC132051044 gene encoding cytochrome P450 94A2-like, giving the protein MMIDLDLSTSLLLCLVPFLFLFFINLFPSKSTKIPKSYPIIGSYFSILANKERRIQWTSDVIQTTSNLTFTLIRPFGFRQIFTANPSNVQHILKTNFHIYQKGDVFKTTMSDFLGDGIFNVDGEIWKYQRQVASHEFNTKSLRKFVENVVDAELNERLIPVLANAAAEKKVLDFQDILQRFAFDNICKIAFGYDPAYLLPSLPQAKFAVAFEEAVRLSSERFNAIFPFLWKIKRKFNIGTEKKFRVAVDEVRQFAKQLVKEKQRELNEKSSLDSVDLLSRFLSVGHKDEDFVTDIVISFILAGRDTTSAALTWFFWLISENPKVEDEILHEINTKSESPVYDEVKDMIYTHASLCESMRFYPPVPMDTKAAIEDNILPDGTFVKKGTRVTYHPYAMGRVEKLWGKDWAKFRPERWLDKDEMSRNWTFVARDTYTYPVFQAGPRICLGKEMAFLQMKRVVAGVLRRFKVVPVIEKGVEPIFVSYLTAKMKGGFHVTVEDRESKDF; this is encoded by the coding sequence ATGATGATAGACTTGGACCTTTCAACTTCTTTACTCCTTTGCCTTGTTcctttcctcttcctcttcttcatcAATCTTTTCCCATCCAAATCAACCAAAATCCCAAAATCTTATCCAATTATTGGTTCCTATTTCTCAATCTTAGCAAATAAAGAACGTCGAATTCAATGGACTTCTGATGTTATTCAAACCACTTCTAATCTCACTTTCACTCTAATTCGTCCTTTTGGTTTTCGCCAAATATTTACTGCTAACCCCTCGAATGTTCAACATATCCTCaaaacaaattttcatatttaccaaaaaggTGATGTATTTAAAACAACCATGTCAGATTTTCTTGGTGATGGTATATTTAACGTGGATGGTGAAATTTGGAAGTACCAAAGACAAGTTGCTAGCCATGAATTCAACACAAAATCACTACGCAAATTCGTCGAAAACGTTGTTGATGCAGAACTAAACGAACGGTTGATTCCAGTTCTTGCTAATGCTGCTGCTGAAAAaaaagttcttgattttcaagaTATATTGCAAAGGTTTGCTTTTGATAATATTTGTAAAATTGCTTTTGGTTATGATCCTGCTTATTTATTACCATCTCTCCCACAAGCGAAATTCGCAGTTGCTTTTGAAGAAGCTGTTAGATTAAGCAGTGAAAGATTCAAtgctatttttccttttctatggaaaattaaaagaaaattcaacatAGGAACTGAGAAGAAATTTAGGGTGGCTGTAGATGAAGTTCGTCAATTTGCAAAACAACTCgtcaaagaaaaacaaagagaattgaatgaaaaatcatCACTTGATTCAGTGGATTTATTATCAAGATTTTTGAGCGTGGGACATAAAGACGAAGATTTTGTTACAGATATTGTGATAAGTTTTATATTAGCTGGTCGTGACACAACATCTGCTGCTTTAACATGGTTTTTCTGGTTAATTTCTGAAAACCCTAAAGTAGAAGACGAAATCTTGCATGAAATTAATACGAAGTCTGAAAGTCCAGTGTATGATGAAGTGAAGGACATGATATACACACATGCTTCACTTTGTGAAAGCATGAGATTTTATCCACCAGTTCCTATGGATACTAAAGCAGCAATAgaggataatattttaccagATGGTACATTTGTGAAAAAGGGTACAAGGGTAACTTATCATCCTTATGCTATGGGTAGAGTGGAGAAATTATGGGGTAAAGATTGGGCAAAGTTTAGACCAGAAAGGTGGTTAGATAAGGATGAAATGTCAAGAAATTGGACTTTTGTGGCTAGGGACACGTATACATATCCTGTATTTCAAGCAGGGCCAAGAATTTGTTTAGGTAAAGAAATGGCATTTTTGCAAATGAAGAGAGTTGTGGCCGGTGTATTAAGACGGTTTAAGGTGGTTCCAGTGATAGAAAAAGGCGTTGAACCAATCTTTGTGTCGTATCTCACTGCGAAAATGAAAGGTGGTTTCCATGTGACAGTTGAAGATAGGGAAAGTAAGGATTTTTAA